The proteins below are encoded in one region of Paenarthrobacter ilicis:
- a CDS encoding cell division protein CrgA produces MPESKPRKRPARQAPQTSAAQQYKPNPVWYKPVMFGLMIIGLIWIITFYITEGQLPVRDWASWNIVAGFGIAIVGFLMTTRWRS; encoded by the coding sequence GTGCCCGAGTCCAAGCCCCGCAAGCGGCCTGCCCGTCAGGCGCCGCAGACTTCCGCCGCGCAGCAGTACAAGCCCAACCCGGTCTGGTACAAGCCGGTCATGTTCGGACTGATGATCATCGGCCTGATCTGGATCATCACCTTCTACATCACCGAAGGCCAACTGCCGGTCCGTGACTGGGCATCCTGGAACATCGTGGCTGGTTTTGGCATTGCGATCGTCGGCTTCCTCATGACAACGCGCTGGCGCTCCTAG